The Pyricularia oryzae 70-15 chromosome 5, whole genome shotgun sequence genome includes a region encoding these proteins:
- a CDS encoding pectinesterase — MVSLTLAILSLAAGALGASRTSAPSGCITVKSGASIQQAVNSLSTTASGTQCIFLERGTYREQVLVPARKAQLTIYGYSTDTLSHNANGALITQRKSQKDGLSNDETATLRVKAANFRLYNVNVDNAYGEGSQAVALSAYADSGYYGCRFTGFQDTVLANQGKQLYARCLVQGATDFVFGQYAAAWFEKNDVRVLGKSLGYITANGRLDNSNPSYYVFNNCNVAAASGQSVPRGAYYLGRPWREFARVVFQNTAMTEVINSAGWKTWNTGDERISNVLFGEYANSGAGSQGQRASFSKKLGSAVGIDSILGSGHRSAAFYDGSYM, encoded by the exons ATGGTGTCCCTCACCCTAGCCATCCTGTCCCTCGCGGCGGGAGCCCTGGGCGCATCCAGGACCAGCGCGCCCTCGGGCTGCATCACGGTCAAGTCGGGCGCCAGCATCCAGCAGGCGGTCAACTCGCTGTCGACGACCGCCTCCGGCACCCAGTGCATCTTCCTGGAGCGCGGCACGTACCGGGAGCAGGTGCTCGTGCCCGCGCGCAAGGCCCAGCTGACCATCTACGGCTACTCGACCGACACGCTGAGCCACAACGCCAACGGCGCGCTCATCACGCAGCGCAAGTCGCAAAAGGACGGCCTGTCCAACGACGAGACGGCCACGCTGCGCGTCAAGGCGGCCAACTTTAGGCTCTACAACGTCAACGTCGACAACGCCTACGGCGAGGGCAGCCAGGCCGTCGCCCTGAGCGCCTACGCCGACAGCGGCTACTACGGCTGCCGCTTCACCGGCTTCCAGGACACCGTGCTGGCCAACCAGGGCAAGCAGCTGTACGCGAGGTGCCTGGTCCAGGGCGCCACCGACTTTGTCTTTGGGCAGTACGCCGCCGCGTGGTTCGAGAAGAACGACGTTAGGGTTCTGGGCAAGTCTCTTGGGTACATTACTG CAAACGGCCGTCTCGACAACAGCAACCCGTCCTACTACGTCTTCAACAACTGCAACGTCGCCGCTGCGTCGGGCCAAAGCGTTCCCCGGGGTGCCTACTACCTCGGCCGGCCGTGGCGCGAGTTTGCACGCGTCGTGTTCCAAAATACCGCCATGACCGAGGTCATCAACTCGGCGGGATGGAAGACGTGGAACACGGGCGACGAGCGCATCAGCAACGTCCTGTTTGGCGAGTACGCTAACTCGGGCGCCGGGTCGCAGGGTCAGCGCGCGTCTTTTTCCAAGAAGCTGGGGTCGGCCGTCGGCATCGACTCGATTCTGGGCAGCGGCCACCGCAGCGCAGCCTTCTATGACGGTTCTTATATGTAA
- a CDS encoding developmental regulator VosA, whose protein sequence is MSLPSIGSVGSDRMAAYMHGQQVYTGQFGDPNLTPPQAETQMSAQASAQAVGQEPEPDYKLVIRQEPQRARVAQGKEKGTDRKPIDPPPIVQLIRTARSDPAQIYLQSPYYFMACTLIKGSDDDPDPNPNSMLGTLVSSLHKLRDLNNEDGGFFIFGDLSIKIEGVFRLQFTLFQMKDSTCVFLDSATSQPFTVYPQKNFEGMAESTFLTRSFSDQGVRLRVRKDSRAMTTRKRNHQHAEVAKKHSEWDRKQTSAVSRHSSINENDSTPTDTRGLASFAGAGSSGYYDQHRSHYGETYGHDTYYGGARSVKRARHEVSPGQYALPDLPQQAYATRQPSFSDSVASMTMPPVTTAAPSLAGINPMSSHHGYTGSAHPGFAPHRINTQVGGSHLAPQPHSAIGSVNQGYQSPSTHHQPHPHTAHPAGGQAYPSPSPRQSPGTAPNYHYGSHHSQQTPVSLGLETYTSAGVVGMPGPGQLVGTSAPSPHLGQGYRHGMINEPGA, encoded by the exons ATGTCACTTCCGAGCATTGGGTCCGTAGGATCGGACAGGATGGCAGCGTACATGCACGGACAACAAGTTTATACAGGCCAGTTTGGCGACCCAAACTTGACACCACCGCAGGCAGAAACACAGATGTCGGCCCAAGCATCTGCACAAGCAGTGGGGCAAGAACC GGAGCCCGATTATAAACTTGTAATACGTCAGGAGCCCCAAAGAGCTCGGGTTGCACAAGGGAAGGAGAAGG GAACGGACCGGAAGCCGATTGACCCCCCGCCCATTGTCCAGCTGATCAGGACAGCTCGGAGTGATCCCGCTCAAATATATCTCCAAA GCCCTTATTATTTTATGGCGTGCACCTTAATCAAAGGGAGCGATGACGACCCCGATCCGAACCCGAACTCGATGCTAGGCACCTTAGTTTCCTCCCTTCACAAGCTGCGAGACCTCAATAATGAAGACGGCGGCTTCTTCATCTTCGGCGACCTCTCGATCAAAATTGAAGGAGTGTTTCGTTTACAGTTTACTCTGTTTCAGATGAAGGACTCGACGTGCGTTTTTTTGGACTCGGCTACGTCACAGCCCTTTACGGTTTACCCCCAAAAGAACTTTGAGGGTATGGCCGAGTCGACCTTCCTCACGAGGTCGTTTAGTGATCAAGGCGTAAGGTTACGGGTTAGGAAGGACTCGAGAGCAATGACCACGCGCAAGAGAAACCATCAACATGCCGAGGTTGCCAAGAAGCACTCGGAGTGGGATAGGAAGCAGACGTCGGCTGTATCCCGGCACAGCAGCATCAACGAGAACGATAGCACACCGACAGATACGCGTGGGCTCGCGTCTTTTGCTGGCGCTGGCAGCAGCGGGTACTATGACCAGCATCGCTCGCACTACGGCGAGACTTACGGCCACGACACGTACTACGGCGGGGCGAGGTCGGTCAAGCGTGCAAGACATGAGGTCAGCCCTGGACAGTATGCGCTACCTGACCTACCTCAACAAGCATACGCCACCAGGCAACCCTCCTTTTCCGACTCGGTCGCGTCCATGACAATGCCGCCGGTGACTACGGCAGCACCCTCACTGGCGGGTATTAACCCCATGAGCAGCCACCATGGGTACACCGGATCTGCACATCCTGGTTTCGCGCCTCATCGTATCAACACCCAGGTTGGTGGGTCGCATCTGGCTCCCCAGCCTCACTCGGCTATTGGCTCAGTAAACCAGGGGTACCAATCTCCCAGCACGCACCACCAGCCCCATCCACATACGGCTCACCCAGCTGGCGGACAGGCCTACCCATCGCCTTCTCCTCGCCAGTCGCCGGGCACCGCGCCGAATTATCACTACGGCTCGCACCACTCGCAACAGACGCCGGTTTCACTTGGACTCGAGACGTATACGTCGGCTGGGGTTGTCGGGATGCCGGGTCCGGGCCAACTGGTTGGAACTTCGGCTCCCAGCCCACATCTTGGACAGGGCTACCGACATGGCATGATTAATGAGCCTGGGGCTTGA